AGAGCAGGGAAGCTATGGCTGACCATCGGTGTCACTCGGGCTGGCAAGTTGTACTACAACGTTTAGGACGTTTAGGAGATCGGGTATGCTaactgtttgatgaaatgccgtATCTGTGCAGTCATGGTGTGCTGTGCATCCAGCAGACCAGCACAAATGCTGCACTGCGTGAATCTCTGAAGCCATTTTCTACTGATGTATTATGCATGGATTGCTTGCCATTGACTTTAGTTTTCAAGAGTACTCGAGTTTGCCAGTGAAGGCTTATTGTCTGATGAAACCattgcaggttctctgtgtttgTCAATTGCAACTTACCACATTTTCTTTCTATTCTTTGCCAACTTTTTTCCCCAAAGAAGAAATAGATGAAACAGAGCCGGGGTCTAAGATTTTGTGCTAAGAGATAAACTGCAAAGAACATTGTACTAACATGCAAATGACTGTGTCATACAGGAGTTCCATTCATTCTCAAGGCTGGTAAAGCACTAGATTCTAGGGGAGCAGAGATACGTGTGCAATTCCTTAAAATTGTCTGTTTGTACGTTGAATAGTTTTGTTTAAATCACCAAATTTCCATCTAAATTTGTCTGTTTGTACTGAACACGACTAATGCTTTGGTCCATGTGTCATCAGGTTGAATAATGATTAGTTCAATAATGATAGTTGAGAAGGATACTTTTTCTAATTGTGCCGTCCTCTCCGCTGATCAGTACTTCCTTTCTAATGACAACAATTTGTTTCTTTCATTAGCTTGCGCCTCAGCATTTCTTAACTCTGCTTCGGACTATGGAATGCTTGTGGCAAATGGAACCTATGCACTGACTGCTGGTAACTGTGTTGAGTGCAGTTGTGGGCCAGCAAATCTCGAGTAAACTTATAATCTCTTTTGTTCAATGTATTTTTCTTGCCTTTTATTTGTTTCGGACTATAACACCCTCATTTCCTTACAGTTTGTATTGCACACCTTACGAGCTGGAACAGAGGATGAAGCATGAGCGTGAAGAAATGGATAGTGTGGTCATGCTTCACCGTGCTGAAATGGACATCAAGATGCGAGAAGAGCGTGCATCCATGCGAGAAGAGCGTGCATCCATGGACCGTGCACTCAAGGAGGAACCTGACAAAATGGATTCCAAACATCATTCTTCAACGGGACATGCTGGCTGTCTAACAGTGCAGAAACTAGCAGCTGAACAGGACCAAAAGAATCAAGAAATTTACAATTTTTACAAGAGTCATGCCTAGTAGCTATCCTTCTTGTCACTTCCAATATTTAATTTTAGAATTACGTGTTCCAATTTTTACAAGAGTCAACCCGCATTTAATTTTAGATAACAAGCCAGTCGTCCAATCTCACGTCATGTTCCAGTGAACTACTGGCCACCATGCCATAACAAGTCAACCGACCACTTTCATGTTCCAGTGAAGTACTAGCCGTCAATGATGACAAGTGAACCCGCCGAAGCAGCCATGCTCCAGCCCCCGCCGTTGGAAACGATGATGGCGAGGAGCAGCACCTCAACCCCTTCCTCGACGCTGCGCCGTCTGCCTCCTCAAGGGTCCAGTTCAGGTGCGTGTTTCGTGCTTCGTTTTGCATGCAGATGCTCTGCCTTTTCCGTCCGTGTTGGATCGTCGTGGGATTGTGACTTCACTGGGTTGGGTTCTGCGGATCTGGGGTCTGGGCACAGGAATTTGGCATCGCGCGCGCGGTGAGTGGAGAAACCAGCGCTGCAGAGACGGTGGAGAGCAGGGAAGCTATGGCTGACCATCGGTGTCACTCGGGCTGGCAAGTTGTACTACAACGTTTAGGACGTTTAGGAGATCGGGTATGCTaactgtttgatgaaatgccgtATCTGTGCAGTCATGGTGTGCTGTGCATCCAGCAGACCAGCACAAATGCTGCACTGCGTGAATCTCTGAAGCCATTTTCTACTGATGTATTATGCATGGATTGCTTGCCATTGACTTTAGTTTTCAAGAGTACTCGAGTTTGCCAGTGAAGGCTTATTGTCTGATGAAACCattgcaggttctctgtgtttgTCAATTGCAACTTACCACATTTTCTTTCTATTCTTTGCCAACTTTTTTCCCCAAAGAAGAAATAGATGAAACAGAGCCGGGGTCTAAGATTTTGTGCTAAGAGATAAACTGCAAAGAACATTGTACTAACATGCAAATGACTGTGTCATACAGGAGTTCCATTCATTCTCAAGGCTGGTAAAGCACTAAATTCTAGGAGAGCAGAGATACGTGTGCAATTCCTTAAAATTGTCTGTTTGTACGTTGAATAATTTTGTTTAAATCACCAAATTTCCATCTAAATTTGTCTGTTTGTACTGAACACGACTAATGCTTTGGTCCATGTGTCATCAGGTTGAATAATGATTAGTTCAATAATGGTAGTTGAGAAGGATATTTTTTTCTAATTGTTCCGTCCTCTCCGCGGATCAGTACTTCCTTTCTAATGACAACAATTTGTTTCTTTCATTAGCTTGCGCCTCAGCATTTCCTAACTCTGCTTCGGACTATGGAATGCTTGTGGCAAATGGAACCTATGCACTGACTGCTGGTAACTGTGTTGAGTGCAGTTGTGGGCCAGCAAATCTCGAGTAAACTTATAATCTCTTTTGTTCAATGTATTTTTCTTGCCTTTTATTTGTTTCGGACTATAACACCCTCATTTCCTTACAGTTTGTATTGCACACCTTACGAGCTGGAACAGAGGATGAAGCATGAGCGTGAAGAAATGGATAGTGTGGTCATGCTTCACCGTGCTGAAATGGACATCAAGATGCGAGAAGAGCGTGCATCCATGCGAGAAGAGCGTGCATCCATGGACCGTGCACTCAAGGAGGAACCTGACAAAATGGATTCCAAACATCATTCTTCAACGGGACATGCTGGCTGTCTAACAGTGCAGAAACTAGCAGCTGAACAGGACCAAAAGAATCAAGAAATTTACAATTTTTACAAGAGTCATGCCTAGTAGCTATCCTTCTTGTCACTTCCAATATTTAATTTTAGAATTACGTGTGTGGTCACATCATATTTTTTTCGTTACGTATCAATTAAATTTTTACAAGAGTCATGCCTAGTAGCTATCCTTCTTGTCACTTCCAATATTTAATTTCAGCGTATCAATTAAGTCTGGTGCTTTTAGTTTGGTCCACAATCGTTGCAAATTAGTCATGGAGAGGAAGGTAACTTATGACAGGAAGGCAACTTATGAGATAACTCTGAATACTCTAATGCCGTCTAATTGTTGTCCTCGTCATGGCACACCACTTCACCACCCATCAGCAAATAGATAAATGCTTTTCCTCAACATTGCCTTTTCTTCCGGTAATAATGTGCCAGTGCAGGTGGATGGGCAAGCGTATGTAGGTTATATAACATCCTGCCTTTGTCTTTCTGTTTGTCCAGGTGAGGTAGGACTATTTCCTACTTAGTTCGACGAATATGCCAGCTTTTGTCTTCTTATATAAGAGTATGGCATCCGTCTTCTTATTTGCATTGGCAAGGTGGGACTTTATTGCCTCTTCCTCTATGAGCAAAGCCGGCACTAGCAGGCAAACAAGTTCCCTGCCGCTTTGCATAGCCGGTGCTATACCCTGTTCGCTGGATCGTATCAGCcatcttatcagccatgatacagtatttttctctcacaacaaaacagcatcagccgacttATAAACCACAGAAACGGTCAAGCAAACATTGCACAGATAGTTGTCCGGTGTTCTATTCTCATGCACGTGAATGTGagcttcattttttttttcaaaaatcctACTGTGTCGTGTAGTTCTATACTACTCACAtggaaataaaaaaatatttcaaaTTCTATTCTATTGTCATATGAGCACAATCTTTTATTAATTTCAACTTCCAATTTATACCTAACGCTACCAACCGACGGTCCTATAAATCAGGCTCTGAGCAGACGCAACTATAATATAAAATATCTTAAAACTTCCGCTCAAACAAATAGTCTTAATATAGGTTAGCTAGTAAATGTTTCAAGTATAGCCGCAAAGAGCAAGGCCGCATGGGTTCGACCCTCACTgctatatttttatttatttatttttgtttttcctATGGACTTTTTTTCtatttgatttatttaagcattACTTTGTCCGTGTTAACTCTAATTAGCGCGATTTTTTCGCATCTAGGTGCACAAAGCAACAGCATGATGAATAATTTGAAaacctttttatttttattttactaGCCGTCACAAGATAACAAGCCAGTCGTCCAATCTCACGTCATGTTCCAGTGAACTACTGGCCACCATGCCATAACAAGTCAACCGACCACTTTCATGTTCCAGTGAAGTACTAGCCGTCAATGATGACAAGTGAAGTACAATTTTTACAAGAGTCAACCCGCATTTTTTTCGACAAGTTCTCTAGCATGTTCCAAAAATCAAATCCACACAGCTCGGGTTCTCATATATATCAGACAACGATTCTCAGACAACGAAACAAATCATAAGTAAATAACCAAATTATTACAAATTCAAGATTAAAGGGCGGCTTTTAGCCTGGGTTTGGCTTCTGTCCTGCAAAGACAGAGCGGGAGCTAGCAGCCAGGCTGCGTGGCCGGCGCGATGGGCACGCGGCCAACGTGGTAACCGCACGGCCGGCACAGGCCTAGGGCGGGACGAGGGCTCGTGGACGGCGCGGAGAGCGACATGACAAGCATACGGTCAGCGAGGTTAGCTCGCGGCCAGCACAGAGACCAAAGCTGCGAGAGTCAGCGTGGGCCTGGAGTACGGCGAGCGTGCACCGTCGCGGAAGGTGACGCGGCGATCGTGCGCGGCCACCACGGAGGGCGGGGCGGAGCGGCGAAAGCGCGACCACCGCTCCGAGTGGGCGCGGTCGGTGCAGAGGACGGTGGAGCCAAGCTCTGAGTTTTCACCATGCGGaacatgttagttgatctccaccaataggccaacggcctattgggcccttggatctgcgccctgatcgggggcgcccaactctAATGTGGTTGGTGgccccctgtcgcacagcactataaatagaggagtggggaactaGGCTCGACTAAGGAAGTTGTCCAGAGCCGCCGCAATCCCACTCACAGAAACCTAGTCCAATCTAAAGGCTGTGCTGCCAGCAACGGGATACCCCACCGCACCGCCGTGACCTCTGCCTCGCCTCTGCAGGCCACGGGATCACCACTGGACATCGTCTCCACCACTACGCTGGAACTGCCATGACATCGGCGTCTGTGGACCGAATGGTGGAGAAACACCTAccccggatctacggttacacagaGGTAATCTATgatctaacaatggtaccagagctaggttgccagtgtgtaaccctaaccctaatcgggtaaaagcaaagagaaaagggaccgggggtggcggacgtcactggaacccccgtcaccaccgccaccgcgcggggaaAAGATGCCGCACCGCCGTTCTCACCGGCGCACGGCAAGAACAGAACAGATCTAGTTCGGATCTGAGGAAAGGAGTAAAAGGAAAGAAGAACAGTGGttccccaaccctaaccctaactgggtgaagggGAAGAACAACAGTGAACCCGATTCGGCTGAACTAACCCATCCTCATCCCAATCGGAATCAAAACcatgaaaagaaatcaaaagaaaaggttcaaccgaaccctaaccctaactcgcatgaagaaggggaagggaagcGATTTAGATGAactcaaaaaggaaaagaaatcaaaagaaaagtgcaaatcccgaaaccctaaccctagtaccCAAATCGGTTGAATCCGTAGAAAGAGAAACAAGATCCAATAGAAAAGAAGGGATTCGGCCTAGAAAAGAGTcaaagccgaaccctaaacccCCGCAGATCCTCTGGGGAAGAAGAATAGTGCAAATCTCCAAACCCTAATTCCCCACACCAgttcagaaaagagaagaataactcaaatccgaaggggaagaagaaaaggaagaaatGGAAAAAGACCTCGCCGTGCACCGAGCGAACCCTTTGCCAGCGCGGGAGAAGAGGGCCGAGCCGGGGGGAGATGTTTcggccgggctcggccaagggggcgccatggctaggccgctcgacggcggcgcgctcacccgttggggagcgcgcacgccggcgagggggccggcgacggcgccatggctctGTCGTCCTCGCTCGCTGCTCGCTCGGTTGTGCTCGCCTCGCTGCTGTGTGAGGAGAGAAGACAGAGAtcgaagagagagaaagaacaggaAGCGAATGAGGCCGCTAGGGTTTTGGGAGACAGGCCGGCCGTGGGCGGGGCTTTTGTTCTCCCTATCCGCGCGCGCCACCGTCCGATCGGAACGGACGACCGAG
This DNA window, taken from Miscanthus floridulus cultivar M001 chromosome 13, ASM1932011v1, whole genome shotgun sequence, encodes the following:
- the LOC136498879 gene encoding uncharacterized protein, with protein sequence MATVNEVGKKSWRLPRSPHVTAAEAAVLQPPPLETMMARSSTSTPSSTLRRLPPQGSSSACASAFLNSASDYGMLVANGTYALTAGNCVECSCGPANLDLYCTPYELEQRMKHEREEMDSVVMLHRAEMDIKMREERASMREERASMDRALKEEPDKMDSKHHSSTGHAGCLTVQKLAAEQDQKNQEIYNFYKSHA
- the LOC136502317 gene encoding uncharacterized protein, which codes for MLQPPPLETMMARSSTSTPSSTLRRLPPQGSSSACASAFPNSASDYGMLVANGTYALTAGNCVECSCGPANLDLYCTPYELEQRMKHEREEMDSVVMLHRAEMDIKMREERASMREERASMDRALKEEPDKMDSKHHSSTGHAGCLTVQKLAAEQDQKNQEIYNFYKSHA